A region of the Oncorhynchus clarkii lewisi isolate Uvic-CL-2024 chromosome 4, UVic_Ocla_1.0, whole genome shotgun sequence genome:
TCACAATTTCTCCCTAAAACATGTTGTTCATCATGTTACAGCACAGAGGATCTTTCAGGATGAGGATCTACGAGAGGGAGAACTTTGGAGGTCAGATGCACGAGATGATGGACGACTGTGACAGCATCATGGATCGTTACCGCATGAACAACTGCATGTCCTGCAACGTTATGGACGGCCACTGGCTCATGTATGAGCAGCCCCAGTACAGAGGCAGGATGATGTACATGAGGCCTGGAGAGTACAGAAACTTTAACCAGATGGGCATGGGCATGAGGTTCATGAGCATGAGACGTATCAACGAGTCATGTTATTAGATATAGCTTTTACTGATGTAAATACAAGAAGCCAGTGAATAAAAACATTGAAAAAAAGGACAACTTGCAAATGGCTTTTTTACAGTTAACCTGAACCCATGTCATTCTCAACAATTCAATGTTTTTGCAGTTTTTCTCAaatgctaaaacacaatttctgaaaccttgctccatttcctgaaaacattaaaaacaaaacctcatcttcaagcactatttacataacctctgactcctcttgcaaaatgaaacattcgcctcaaaacagttttaactgtgttcaaaatcaaacacggctctcaaatcataaacaaagtgatcaaaatgatatacactctcaagcattcagtaaacaatacaccgcaaaatagaaaacacattgttcaaaacatacaattctcagggagaagtacatttttaatctaaaataatattctaatttttccatcattgtcttttgatgaacgaaaatATGTTCTATCATAATAGCTCAAAATTgttcagaaattactactctgctttgctctttgcaattttgtttttcctcttcctctttctctttcttgccctcctcctcccccatgtcCTCTCACATGGTTTcttctatccattctcagactttctccttcccaccttcaacaacctgtttgctctctgaactgttttatattggttgtgtcgcatcatttgaaacaggttaaatcaattttgagtggttgtgttcaaacaatgacatatgttctctatttgtatttgattgttgccacttgtgtttacaagtatggatgacatgtgcattagagtgcagcaTGTGTTTTGAGAaagagaatgtgtttagagttttgctgaaaagtctaagtgagatctgcaaattgtgttttaccatgtgaaatggtttaaggtattgacaacagactgcataattagctaaatgagtccaggcaactgagaactttgttcagccaatgggttttagtgttttagcaattgagaaaagcTGTAATACCATTATCATCTCAAAGAATATAAATGTAATTTAACAAAGATAATTAACATAAGCTACTCAACATGGCAGATTCTAAACCAAACTGAGAGGAAAGacatttacatattttgcataAACCCATAAACGGACTCAGAAATTCCAACTTTGAATAGAAAACGTATGCTGTTAAATAAGCAATATTTAAATAGCAAATTGGACAATATTACCTAGTGTTGATTTTCAGTGTTACATTTCTAGTGTTGTTTCAGGTGTTAAATTAACTCTataagtgttaaattaacactcagtggtgtaaaataaccccagtgttggtgttaataaccaatGTTGAGTGTGAGAGTGATTGTGTCAGTTTTACTATGCGGAGAGTAATACATTACAATTAAAACCACAGCCCCATCATTATCAGaattcccagcatgctctactgcaaGTAGAC
Encoded here:
- the LOC139406442 gene encoding gamma-crystallin M2-like, with product MTSTGMNMNSRITFYEDRNFQGRSYECSSDCPDMSSYLSRCQSCRVESGCFMVYDRSNYMGNQWFMKRGEYSDFQRMMGMTDIRSCRMIPMHRGSFRMRIYERENFGGQMHEMMDDCDSIMDRYRMNNCMSCNVMDGHWLMYEQPQYRGRMMYMRPGEYRNFNQMGMGMRFMSMRRINESCY